In Alteromonas sp. V450, the following proteins share a genomic window:
- the dapA gene encoding 4-hydroxy-tetrahydrodipicolinate synthase has protein sequence MFTGSYVALVTPMFENGDIDYKSLEKLVKFHIEQGTHGIVSVGTTGESATLPFDEHIDVVKETVAMASGAIPVIAGSGANSTAEAIFLTEQLGKLGIDGFLSVVPYYNKPQQAGMVAHFNAIADASELPILLYNVPGRTVADMLPATVAELASHKNIVGLKDATGSIQRLKETQKLVPEDFVLLSGDDGSSSEFMCEGGHGVISVTANIVPKAISQMCEAALKNDFEKCRSIDSTINLLHSELFIEPNPVMPKWALYKMGMMESAVMRLPMVLPELSSQKRIEELLKKYELISG, from the coding sequence ATGTTTACTGGTAGTTATGTAGCACTGGTCACGCCGATGTTCGAAAACGGCGATATCGATTACAAGTCTTTAGAAAAGCTCGTAAAGTTTCACATAGAGCAGGGGACTCATGGCATTGTGTCGGTTGGGACGACTGGTGAGTCAGCAACACTCCCGTTTGACGAACATATCGATGTGGTCAAGGAAACTGTGGCGATGGCTTCAGGTGCGATCCCTGTTATTGCGGGAAGCGGCGCCAACTCAACGGCTGAAGCTATTTTCCTGACTGAACAACTGGGCAAATTAGGAATTGACGGTTTTTTGAGTGTAGTTCCTTATTACAATAAGCCTCAACAGGCAGGGATGGTTGCGCATTTCAATGCGATTGCGGATGCCAGCGAACTTCCTATTTTGCTTTATAATGTTCCAGGAAGAACTGTAGCAGATATGTTGCCGGCGACGGTGGCAGAATTAGCGAGCCATAAGAATATCGTTGGTCTAAAAGATGCTACAGGTAGTATCCAGCGTTTAAAAGAAACCCAAAAACTTGTGCCTGAGGACTTTGTTCTGCTTAGCGGCGACGATGGTTCAAGCAGCGAGTTTATGTGTGAAGGTGGACACGGTGTCATTTCCGTTACTGCGAATATTGTACCGAAGGCGATTTCGCAAATGTGTGAAGCGGCGTTGAAAAATGACTTTGAAAAATGCCGAAGCATCGACAGTACTATCAACTTACTTCATAGCGAACTTTTCATAGAGCCTAATCCTGTTATGCCGAAATGGGCGTTATATAAAATGGGAATGATGGAAAGTGCGGTTATGCGATTACCTATGGTGCTTCCGGAACTCTCAAGCCAAAAACGTATCGAAGAACTATTAAAAAAATACGAATTGATTTCTGGTTAA